The DNA segment ACGGATCTTGTTTACACACTGCGCGTGGTCGGGCTCGATAGAGCGAATAATTTCGTGGGTAACAATGCGAGGCTTCAAGCGCTCACTTTCGTCAACGTGAAGTTCGCTGAGAATGGCTTCACCCGCCGTCATGACTTCACCTTTGTCATGACTGTGCAACATCACCATACCGAAAGCACGCTCAACAACGATGGTCGCCGGGTGAACACGAGTTTCCTTTAAGGCGCGATCAAGTAATTTGTGAATGGCCATACCAGGCGCAATCTCAATAAAAAGAGCCGCCTCATACGGAACAGGCCAAAACCCGCGACAAGTCGAGCAGACATGCGCTGTTAGTTGAGGCTGAAGAGAGTCTAAAAAGCTATACGTTCTCAGTGCTACCATTGCTATTCCACA comes from the Deltaproteobacteria bacterium genome and includes:
- a CDS encoding BMC domain-containing protein, with amino-acid sequence MVALRTYSFLDSLQPQLTAHVCSTCRGFWPVPYEAALFIEIAPGMAIHKLLDRALKETRVHPATIVVERAFGMVMLHSHDKGEVMTAGEAILSELHVDESERLKPRIVTHEIIRSIEPDHAQCVNKIRYGSMITPGESLLILESEPAAYIALAANEAEKAANVNLLECQSFGAFGRLYMSGTEAEIDCAAEAAIAALEGVQGKPLPKR